The Salvelinus namaycush isolate Seneca chromosome 28, SaNama_1.0, whole genome shotgun sequence genome contains a region encoding:
- the six6a gene encoding homeobox protein SIX6a produces the protein MFQLPILNFSPQQVAGVCETLEESGDIERLGRFLWSLPVAPAACEVLNKNESVLRARAIVAYHTGNFRELYHILENHKFTKESHTRLQALWLEAHYQEAEKLRGRPLGPVDKYRVRKKFPLPRTIWDGEQKTHCFKERTRHLLREWYLQDPYPNPSKKRELAQATGLTPTQVGNWFKNRRQRDRAAAAKNRLQQGLSQGSVRSLADDDGTVDRLGPASSPEASLSSKAATSAISITSSDSECDI, from the exons ATGTTTCAGCTGCCTATCTTAAATTTTAGCCCCCAGCAGGTTGCGGGGGTTTGCGAGACCCTGGAAGAGAGCGGGGACATTGAGCGCCTCGGTCGCTTCCTCTGGTCTCTGCCCGTTGCCCCGGCAGCCTGCGAAGTTCTCAACAAGAATGAGTCGGTGCTTAGGGCGCGGGCAATCGTGGCCTACCACACCGGGAATTTCCGAGAACTTTACCACATCCTGGAGAACCACAAGTTCACCAAAGAGTCTCACACTAGACTGCAGGCCCTGTGGCTGGAGGCGCATTACCAAGAGGCAGAGAAGCTGCGGGGCCGCCCGCTAGGGCCAGTGGACAAATACAGGGTGCGGAAGAAGTTCCCTCTACCCAGAACGATATGGGACGGAGAGCAAAAGACCCACTGCTTCAAGGAGAGAACCCGACATTTGCTACGAGAATGGTACTTGCAGGACCCTTACCCGAACCCGAGCAAAAAGAGGGAGCTCGCGCAGGCTACTGGACTTACTCCCACACAAGTCGGAAACTGGTTCAAAAATCGTAGACAAAGGGATAGAGCCGCGGCTGCGAAAAATAG GCTACAGCAAGGGTTGTCCCAAGGCTCGGTTCGGTCTTTGGCAGATGATGATGGAACCGTCGATCGACTCGGTCCCGCCTCCAGCCCCGAGGCAAGTTTGTCGAGCAAAGCCGCCACCTCGGCTATCTCTATCACTTCCAGCGACAGCGAATGTGACATCTAA